From the Lolium rigidum isolate FL_2022 chromosome 2, APGP_CSIRO_Lrig_0.1, whole genome shotgun sequence genome, one window contains:
- the LOC124693459 gene encoding clathrin interactor EPSIN 2-like: protein MKKVFDQTVRDLKRGVNKKVLKVPGTEQKILDATSNEPWGPHGSLLAEIAQATNNYHEYQMIMNIVWKRVSDTGKNWRHVYKGLIVLDYLVAHGTERVIDDIREHAYQISALADFQYIDSSGRDQGSNVRRKSQSLVSLVNDKERVQEVRQKALATRDKYRSSFATSGAHRSPGGYDNDRYEGGRYDNRNGYGRERDGYRDDDRYSGAGDTPNREGDRYSRDSNDRNREDEYRGSNSNPEYAEGSGRRSYGEEEAYSSRGRGSNADAPTQDERPIERKPSNQQIASPPPTYENVTRDAQDNHHEERNGVSVPAAAPKLPSPSIPRASSPPGQVNGVHDKPVEVVAAQSPAHAEPNGFDEFDPRGSVPDASPPVNPSPAVNSFEMDLFGSDPIGELALVSVPQATATPNVEPPANSGFETNSFMGMPPASTGFSEEIDASNPFGDPTPFKAVHEENHGVPQTNAAPAGSFQSTGPGADANPFQLASAASFGFEDTLGDLSFPSNAAPGQQDIFGSTSSVPSGVSHANPSVFQAAAPNTHAAPTFAHPPAHPAATNPSSFPQPAATSFAPAQAPQPAAPNQQSDPSNFFMPPASGTGLSGVPSQNGAPSYMPQQPSHLAASQNGAPSYMPQQPSHLAASQNGAPSYMPQQPSHLPASVNQYPPQQSFLPPTAAAVPQPTSISRVASQPFIAPNSMPSGGNIPLQSSSSAPPETIISAMQVRQTEPVKKFEPKSTVWSDTLTRGLVDFNISGSKTNPHADIGVDFDSMNRKDKRFEKKISQAPVVSTITMGKAMGSGSGIGRAGASAAAPPSNPMGAGRGVGAGAGYGGGMGMNRPMGMGMGMNPQMGMGMNQQQPMGMGMGMNQHPMGMNQQPMGMNQQQMGMGMGMNQQPLGMNMGMNQGMGMRPPMGMAPGGMPGAGYNQMGAGYGGQQPYGGYR, encoded by the exons ATGAAGAAAGTGTTCGACCAGACGGTCCGGGACCT GAAAAGAGGGGTGAACAAGAAGGTCCTGAAGGTGCCCGGCACGGAACAAAAG attctggacgccACAAGCAACGAGCCGTGGGGCCCGCATGGATCCCTCCTGGCGGAGATCGCCCAGGCCACAAATAACTA TCACGAGTATcagatgatcatgaacattgtgtGGAAGAGGGTCAGTGACACTGGCAAGAACTGGCGGCATGTTTACAAG GGATTGATTGTGCTCGATTACCTGGTTGCGCATGGCACTGAGCGAGTTATTGATGACATACGGGAGCATGCTTACCAGATATCG GCACTGGCTGACTTCCAGTATATCGATTCTAGTGGGAGAGATCAGGGTAGCAATGTACGACGGAAATCCCAGAGCCTCGTTAGCTTAGTTAATGATAAGGAAAGAGTACAGGAAGTTAGGCAGAAGGCACTTGCTACCAGAGACAA GTATCGGAGTTCATTTGCCACGAGTGGAGCACACAGGAGTCCAGGCGGGTATGACAATGACCGCTATGAAGGTGGTAGATATGATAACAGGAATGGCTATGGGAGGGAAAGAGATGGATATAGAGATGACGACAGATACAGTGGTGCTGGAGATACGCCCAACCGGGAAGGAGACCGCTATTCCAGGGATTCTAATGATCGCAACAGAGAGGATGAATACAGAGGAAGTAATAGCAACCCTGAATATGCGGAAGGATCAGGTCGCAGGAGCTATGGCGAGGAAGAGGCTTAttcatcccg GGGCCGTGGCAGCAACGCTGACGCGCCTACTCAGGATGAGAG GCCTATAGAGCGGAAGCCTTCTAACCAGCAGATTGCTTCACCACCACCGACCTATGAAAATGTCACAAGAGATGCCCAGGACAATCATCATGAAGAAAG AAATGGAGTGAGTGTGCCAGCTGCTGCACCAAAGTTACCTTCTCCATCTATTCCCAGAGCAAGCTCTCCCCCAGGGCAAGTTAATGGTGTTCATGATAAGCCTGTCGAAGTTGTAGCTGCACAATCACCTGCTCATGCTGAACCTAATGGTTTTGATGAGTTTGATCCACGTGGATCAGTGCCAG ATGCTTCACCTCCAGTGAACCCCTCACCAGCAGTGAATAGCTTCGAGATGGATTTATTTGGGTCAGATCCTATTGGTGAGCTGGCTTTGGTTTCTGTGCCTCAGGCAACTGCCACCCCAAATGTTGAGCCACCAGCAAATTCAGGATTCGAGACAAATAGTTTCATGGGCATGCCACCAGCTTCTACTGGATTCAGTGAG GAAATtgatgcttcaaatccttttggtGATCCAACTCCTTTCAAGGCAGTTCATGAGGAAAATCATGGAGTTCCTCAGACAAATGCGGCACCTGCTGGTTCATTCCAGTCCACTGGACCTGGTGCAGATGCAAATCCTTTCCAGCTTGCTTCAGCCGCTAGCTTTGGTTTTGAAGATACTCTTGGCGATCTCAGTTTTCCATCCAACGCCGCACCTGGACAACAGGATATTTTTGGAAGCACATCCTCCGTACCTTCCGGCGTTTCTCATGCAAACCCTTCTGTATTTCAAGCAGCAGCGCCCAATACTCATGCTGCTCCCACGTTTGCTCATCCACCAGCACATCCTGCAGCCACCAACCCATCTTCATTTCCGCAACCTGCTGCGACATCATTTGCTCCTGCACAGGCACCTCAACCTGCAGCTCCCAATCAACAATCAGACCCGTCAAACTTTTTTATGCCACCGGCTTCAGGCACTGGCCTGTCTGGGGTTCCTTCACAGAATGGAGCACCATCCTATATGCCTCAGCAGCCTTCTCATCTTGCAGCTTCACAGAATGGAGCACCATCCTATATGCCTCAGCAGCCTTCTCATCTTGCAGCTTCACAGAATGGAGCACCATCCTATATGCCTCAGCAGCCTTCTCATCTTCCAGCTTCTGTGAATCAATATCCGCCTCAGCAGAGCTTCCTCCCACCAACTGCAGCAGCAGTGCCACAGCCAACATCAATTTCTCGAGTGGCATCTCAGCCTTTTATTGCCCCAAATTCGATGCCTTCTGGTGGCAACATTCCGTTGCAGTCAAGTTCATCAGCTCCGCCAGAAACAATCATTTCAGCCATGCAAGTTAGGCAGACTGAGCCAGTGAAGAAATTCGAGCCTAAATCTACAGTTTGGTCTGATACATTGACTCGGGGTCTTGTCGATTTCAACATTTCTGGAT CAAAAACCAATCCACATGCAGATATTGGAGTGGACTTTGATTCAATGAATCGGAAGGACAAAAGGTTTGAAAAGAAAATCTCTCAAGCACCTGTAGTATCTACGATCACCATGGGCAAAGCCATGGGCTCTGGCTCTGGCATAGGTCGGGCTGGTGCAAGTGCTGCGGCACCTCCTTCCAACCCAATGGGTGCCGGCAGGGGTGTTGGTGCTGGTGCTGGTTATGGTGGTGGAATGGGAATGAACCGACCAATGGGGATGGGAATGGGAATGAACCCACAGATGGGGATGGGTATGAACCAACAACAGCCCATGGGAATGGGGATGGGGATGAACCAGCATCCGATGGGGATGAACCAACAACCGATGGGGATGAACCAACAACAAATGGGAATGGGGATGGGGATGAACCAACAACCCTTGGGGATGAACATGGGCATGAACCAGGGGATGGGGATGAGGCCTCCCATGGGAATGGCTCCTGGCGGAATGCCTGGCGCTGGCTACAATCAAATGGGTGCTGGATATGGCGGGCAGCAGCCGTATGGTGGGTACAGGTGA